Proteins encoded by one window of Dioscorea cayenensis subsp. rotundata cultivar TDr96_F1 chromosome 20, TDr96_F1_v2_PseudoChromosome.rev07_lg8_w22 25.fasta, whole genome shotgun sequence:
- the LOC120251226 gene encoding ER lumen protein-retaining receptor A-like, producing MNIFRLAGDTTHLISVLILLLKIYATKSCSGISLKTQELYVMVFVARYLDLFTDFISLYNSVMKVVFITSSVAIVWCMRRHPLVRRSYDKDQDTFRHYFLVAVSFVLALIFHDKFTIKEVLWAFSIYLEAVAILPQLVLLQRSGNVDNLTGQYVLFLGAYRGFYILNWIYRYFTEKNYTRWISWIAGIVQSALYADFFYYYFISWKNNSKLQLPA from the exons ATGAACATCTTTCGCCTTGCCGGCGACACCACCCACCTAATTAGCGTCCTCATCCTCCTTCTCAAAATCTACGCCACGAAATCATGTTCCG GGATTTCGTTGAAGACGCAGGAGCTTTACGTGATGGTGTTTGTGGCGAGGTATTTGGATTTGTTCACGGATTTCATCTCGCTGTACAATAGCGTGATGAAAGTGGTGTTCATAACCAGCTCTGTTGCTATCGTTTGGTGCATGCGAAGGCATCCACTGGTTCGGAGGAGCTACGATAAAGATCAGGATACATTCCGGCATTACTTCCTTGTTGCAGTGAGCTTTGTCCTTGCGCTCATTTTCCATGATAAGTTCACCATCAAAGAG GTGCTTTGGGCATTTTCCATATACTTGGAAGCTGTTGCAATTCTTCCCCAATTGGTTTTACTACAGAGAAGTGGAAATGTGGACAATTTAACAGGAcaatatgttttatttcttgG AGCATATCGGGGGTTTTACATTCTCAATTGGATCTATCGTTATTTTACAGAAAAGAATTACACTCGGTGGATTT CATGGATAGCCGGTATTGTGCAGTCGGCTCTATATGCAGATTTCTTCTACTACTACTTCATAAG TTGGAAAAACAATTCAAAGCTTCAACTTCCCGCTTGA
- the LOC120251504 gene encoding protein STICHEL-like 4 isoform X1 — MTRAVHGDTVEDENSAIGIHLRSHAHLTNCIHMHCHSPIAGERSLVKDLIALQRSRSLRDPSTHPLSRSSPPTVGTSNKKHRKIGGVESERVATSKVAAAEALSEYQNDRIGVKDAESSIGVEASRKKYKSHRGLLPQKVDTRRRKIRHTNTGEQNGQAAHGTRKFSHIYHHRLHNGKENPYDVAETSGLGHYDEPDFRTKSKFRRGKSVQSSINSRGAKGRIDMLSASNSMARASKHQEVCVGHEGGEITEGEVSLNPRNGCGIPLNWSRIHSKGKTFLDIAGRSLSCGLSDSKLRKAKDTVPQVQRRKTNAPLMFPSSSSSVNSDSDSLPLLIEPSESHESAGSSFLTGGSSAEQISKQEQDSEFASEARSGSPRVCRRCHSGNHQSFTQKYAPKTFKDVVGQNLVVQALSNAILRRKVGFMYIFYGPHGTGKTSCAHVFAKALICRSMEHPKPCDSCSSCISYNLGKTKNVLEVRPIGGLDFKSIMDALYNSAYISASHYKVLIIDDSDTLLPDSWCTISRVIARAPQSAVFIFVCSELDHLPHSIVSQCQKFFFPKLKESSIIPALQFISNSEGLEIDTDALKLIASRADGSLRDAVMTLDQLSLLGQRVSLPVVQELVGLVSDDKLVDLLDLALSADTSNTIKSVRDAVESGVDPLELMSQLAATVTDILAGGSVFNPERPQRKFFCCPTSSKEDMAKLRQALKILSEAEKQMRASNDKITWLTAALLQLAPNQQYMLHDSVLNKSADHKATISHEQRMPVVSNSKLGGLAGCQGTQTISNKNNISGLASKAHNDNGKLWWSVVENLQREKLKQFMHEEGKLVSISSDTPVPIVKLAFSSQAKKLKAEKYRGEIMRAFEAVIYSAIILEICCELKNIDRDIQGPSTLSFSGYGSARIKLKQKTATNQRLSLSDHHDIGRNEITEIVPSPEDHEDTDQRNNATMLQDKGWQSVLGEATSSQLHRREIGKPHQTRSLVRGKVSLAQIIQQSKGSIRQNGWSRYKPISIAEKLELENLSLEPRTRSICCWRSSKTTRGKIPRLRMRRKSNSFLKVALFKRCLCARSPRTGRKENAGFEASFEL, encoded by the exons ATGACCAGAGCAGTCCACGGTGATACCGTTGAGGATGAAAATAGTGCCATAGGTATTCATCTCCGTAGTCATGCTCATTTAACCAACTGCATCCACATGCATTGTCATAGCCCAATTGCGGGCGAGAGGTCCCTTGTGAAGGACCTTATTGCTCTCCAGAGGTCAAGGTCCCTAAGGGATCCTTCCACTCATCCTCTGTCACGATCCTCGCCTCCCACAGTTGGCACCTCAAATAAGAAGCATAGGAAAATTGGTGGAGTGGAGAGTGAGAGAGTTGCCACATCAAAGGTTGCTGCTGCTGAAGCTCTCAGCGAATACCAGAACGACAGGATTGGAGTTAAGGATGCTGAATCAAGCATTGGAGTAGAAGCAAGCAGAAAGAAGTACAAGAGCCATAGAGGTTTGTTACCTCAGAAAGTAGACACAAGGAGAAGAAAGATCCGTCACACAAACACTGGTGAGCAAAATGGTCAGGCAGCGCATGGAACCAGGAAGTTTTCCCACATTTATCATCATAGATTACATAATGGAAAAGAGAATCCGTATGATGTCGCAGAAACAAGTGGTCTTGGCCATTACGATGAACCGGACTTCAGGACAAAGTCCAAGTTTCGGCGTGGAAAGAGTGTTCAAAGTTCAATTAATTCAAGAGGTGCCAAAGGTAGAATTGACATGCTTTCTGCTTCTAACTCAATGGCTAGAGCTTCCAAGCATCAGGAAGTTTGTGTAGGTCATGAAGGTGGAGAGATTACTGAGGGGGAGGTTTCTTTAAATCCAAGAAATGGATGTGGAATTCCTTTGAACTGGTCTAGAATCCATAGTAAAGGTAAAACATTTCTGGATATTGCAGGGAGGAGTTTGTCCTGTGGTCTTTCTGATTCAAAGCTTAGAAAAGCCAAAGATACTGTTCCACAAGtccaaagaagaaaaacaaatgcaCCATTGATGTTTCCTTCTTCGAGTTCATCTGTAAATTCAGACTCTGACTCATTGCCATTACTTATTGAGCCCTCAGAATCTCATGAAAGTGCTGGAAGTTCTTTTCTAACTGGGGGTTCCTCAGCAGAACAAATTTCAAAGCAAGAGCAAGACTCTGAGTTTGCATCTGAAGCAAGATCAGGAAGTCCGCGTGTTTGTAGAAGATGCCACTCTGGCAACCATCAGAGCTTCACACAGAAATATGCACCAAAGACATTCAAGGATGTTGTGGGACAGAACTTGGTTGTGCAGGCTCTTTCAAATGCTATTTTAAGACGGAAAGTTggttttatgtatattttttatgggCCGCATGGAACAGGGAAAACCTCTTGTGCACATGTTTTTGCTAAAGCTCTGATTTGTCGATCAATGGAACACCCAAAGCCTTGTGATTCTTGTAGCTCCTGCATTTCTTACAATCttggaaaaactaaaaatgtgCTGGAAGTTAGACCAATTGGTGGCCTTGATTTCAAGAGTATTATGGATGCTTTGTACAACAGTGCATATATATCTGCATCTCACTATAAAGTTCTTATAATTGACGACAGTGATACTTTGCTTCCTGATTCCTGGTGTACAATATCCAGAGTCATTGCTCGAGCACCCCAGAGTGCagtttttatctttgtttgttcAGAGCTTGATCATTTGCCTCATTCAATCGTTTCCCAGTGCCAGAAATTCTTTTTTCCAAAGCTGAAGGAGTCCTCTATCATCCCTGCTCTGCAGTTTATATCAAACAGTGAAGGCCTAGAAATTGACACTGACGCGTTGAAACTTATAGCATCACGAGCAGATGGATCCTTAAGAGATGCTGTGATGACTCTTGATCAATTGAGTTTGCTTGGACAGAGAGTTTCACTACCAGTGGTTCAGGAACTT GTTGGTTTGGTATCTGATGATAAACTCGTGGATCTGCTTGATTTGGCTTTATCTGCAGACACTTCAAATACCATAAAGAGTGTTAGAGATGCTGTGGAAAGTGGAGTTGATCCCCTAGAGCTAATGTCGCAGCTTGCAGCCACAGTCACTGATATTCTTGCTGGTGGGAGTGTTTTCAATCCAGAAAGACCACAAAGAAAGTTTTTCTGTTGTCCTACTT CATCAAAAGAAGACATGGCAAAGTTGCGTCAAGCTCTGAAAATACTTTCTGAAGCTGAAAAACAGATGAGGGCTTCAAATGACAAGATAACATGGCTTACAGCTGCATTGCTCCAACTTGCTCCAAATCAACAGTATATGCTCCATGATTctgttttaaataaaagtgcTGATCACAAAGCAACCATTTCCCATGAGCAACGTATGCCTGTGGTTTCTAACAGCAAGCTGGGTGGACTAGCTGGTTGTCAAGGAACCCAAACAATcagtaacaaaaataatattagtggACTTGCTTCAAAGGCACACAATGATAATGGCAAGTTATGGTGGTCTGTGGTTGAGAATCTTCAACGAGAGAAATTAAAGCAATTTATGCATGAAGAAGGAAAGCTGGTCTCAATTAGTTCAGATACTCCTG TTCCTATTGTGAAATTAGCATTCAGCTCACAGGCAAAGAAATTGAAAGCTGAAAAGTATAGGGGAGAAATTATGCGAGCATTTGAGGCAGTTATTTATTCTGCAATAATACTTGAAATCTGTTGTGAATTGAAGAACATAGACCGAGATATTCAAGGTCCATCTACTCTATCTTTTTCTGGATATGGATCTGCTCGGATAAAACTTAAACAAAAGACTGCCACCAATCAAAG GTTGTCGCTCTCTGATCATCATGATATTGGAAGAAACGAGATTACAGAAATAGTACCTTCTCCTGAGGATCATGAAGACACTGACCAAAGAAACAATGCAACCATGCTACAAGATAAAGGATGGCAAAGTGTACTTGGTGAAGCTACTTCTTCACAGCTCCATAGAAGGGAGATAGGCAAACCACATCAGACACGAAGCTTAGTAAGAGGAAAAGTATCTCTTGCTCAAATCATTCAGCAGTCAAAAGGAAGCATAAGGCAAAATGGATGGTCTAGATACAAACCCATCTCAATTGCTGAAAAGCTTGAATTAGAGAACTT gAGTCTGGAACCAAGAACAAGAAGTATATGTTGCTGGAGATCCTCTAAAACCACTCGCGGAAAG ATTCCCCGCTTGAGAATGAGGAGGAAGTCAAATTCTTTCTTGAAAGTTGCCTTGTTCAAAAGATGTCTATGTGCTAGATCTCCGAG GACAGGTCGAAAAGAGAACGCCGGCTTTGAAGCATCGTTTGAGTTGTAG
- the LOC120251800 gene encoding U-box domain-containing protein 17-like, whose amino-acid sequence MSFSASRRRKPPPLSGAFFAPSDLSDISLIRALANVSANILSSHRFHRRDDLFLQRRNSRALLWKIEILLSFFESLIDSSSRLPSPVLLCLKELYILIHRCKMLMDYCVLCGRIWLLLLNPLVSGRFHDLNLEILTLLDVLPIEELDLNPDVRDQMRFLRRRCGNSKLYIDADDEFLRFTVFSFLREFENGCAPDRSELQMVLVDRLGIRDARACQSEIEFLEDQINVQEEDADPAVLTGVAALFRYSRFLLFGFDELRSRESNKVRGFRRSESDADAGEVTLVIPKDFCCPISLELMRDPVIISTGQTYDRASISQWMDEGHSTCPNSGQALVHTVLTPNQALRSWISQWCAEYGVPYDSPESYEASMPCYSRAAIEANKATVSMLVKQLLNGSLDAQTIAVRELRLLAKTGKENRACIAKLGAIPLLKPLLCSSNAVIQVNSVTTILNLSIHDKNKVAIMEEQGCLNSIVCVLRHGLTNESRENAAATLFSLSAMHEYKKRIALEADAVEALACLLKDGSARGKRDAVMALFNLSTHSECAERMAEFGAVSALMGALGNEMVAEDAAGALALLVRRPALAHAVGKDDRAVSSLIGLMRRGTPRGKENAVAALQEMCRKGGALMTQKVARLPSLGGLVQSLMLTGTKRARRKAASLARMCHKCELAAAAAALGGVDYSLSRTGSLSVSMAISVPVL is encoded by the coding sequence ATGTCGTTCTCGGCCTCGCGGCGGCGCAAGCCTCCGCCGCTCTCCGGCGCTTTCTTCGCTCCTTCGGACCTCTCCGACATCTCCCTCATCCGCGCCCTCGCCAACGTTTCTGCTAATATACTCTCCTCTCACCGCTTTCACCGCCGGGACGACCTCTTTCTCCAGCGGCGTAACTCCCGGGCGCTCCTCTGGAAAATCGAGatccttctctctttctttgaaTCGCTCATCGATTCCTCCTCTCGCTTGCCGTCTCCGGTTTTGCTTTGCTTGAAAGAGTTGTACATTTTGATTCATCGATGCAAGATGCTCATGGATTACTGCGTCCTTTGTGGCCGGATTTGGTTGTTGTTGCTTAATCCGCTGGTCTCCGGCCGGTTTCATGATTTGAACCTTGAGATCTTGACTCTTCTTGATGTTCTCCCGATCGAGGAGCTCGACTTGAATCCCGATGTTCGGGATCAGATGCGGTTTCTCAGGAGACGGTGTGGGAATTCGAAGCTCTACATCGACGCCGACGATGAGTTCCTCCGTTTCACCGTCTTCTCCTTTCTGAGAGAATTCGAGAACGGTTGTGCTCCTGATCGCTCTGAGCTGCAGATGGTTTTGGTGGACCGGTTGGGGATTCGAGATGCAAGAGCTTGCCAATCGGAGATTGAGTTTCTGGAGGATCAGATCAACGTCCAAGAAGAAGACGCCGACCCGGCGGTACTCACCGGCGTCGCCGCTCTCTTTCGGTACTCCCGGTTCTTGCTCTTCGGTTTCGACGAACTTAGAAGCAGAGAATCGAATAAAGTCCGTGGATTCAGGCGGTCGGAGAGCGACGCCGACGCCGGCGAGGTCACACTGGTGATTCCCAAGGACTTCTGCTGCCCAATCTCATTAGAGTTGATGAGGGATCCAGTGATCATCTCCACCGGCCAGACTTACGACCGTGCTTCGATTTCGCAATGGATGGACGAAGGCCATTCGACATGCCCCAACTCCGGCCAGGCACTCGTCCACACCGTCCTTACTCCCAACCAAGCACTGCGAAGCTGGATTTCTCAGTGGTGCGCTGAATATGGCGTTCCTTATGACTCTCCAGAGAGCTACGAAGCTTCAATGCCTTGCTACAGCAGAGCCGCCATTGAAGCCAACAAAGCCACAGTGTCTATGCTTGTGAAACAGCTACTGAATGGTTCACTGGATGCCCAGACGATAGCAGTACGTGAGCTGAGATTGTTAGCAAAGACTGGCAAAGAGAACAGAGCTTGCATTGCTAAATTGGGAGCAATCCCTCTGCTGAAGCCATTACTCTGTTCATCCAATGCTGTGATACAAGTGAATTCAGTGACAACTATCCTCAACTTATCGATACACGATAAGAACAAGGTGGCGATCATGGAGGAGCAAGGGTGTTTGAACTCCATAGTTTGTGTTTTGAGACATGGATTGACAAATGAATCAAGAGAAAACGCAGCTGCAACTCTGTTCAGTCTCTCTGCAATGCATGAATACAAGAAGAGGATTGCATTGGAGGCCGATGCTGTGGAGGCATTGGCTTGTCTCTTGAAGGATGGGAGTGCGAGAGGGAAGAGGGATGCGGTGATGGCTCTGTTTAACCTTTCGACCCACTCGGAGTGTGCTGAGAGGATGGCTGAGTTTGGAGCTGTTTCTGCATTGATGGGAGCATTAGGCAATGAAATGGTTGCAGAGGATGCGGCCGGGGCACTGGCATTGCTAGTCAGGAGACCTGCATTAGCTCATGCCGTCGGGAAAGATGATCGGGCGGTGAGTTCTCTGATTGGATTGATGAGAAGAGGTACGCCGAGAGGGAAGGAGAATGCTGTGGCTGCATTGCAGGAGATGTGCCGTAAAGGAGGAGCTTTGATGACTCAAAAGGTTGCGAGGTTGCCGTCTTTAGGTGGATTGGTTCAATCACTGATGCTCACAGGGACGAAAAGAGCTAGAAGGAAAGCAGCCTCACTTGCCAGGATGTGCCACAAGTGTGAATTGgcagctgctgctgctgcacTTGGTGGTGTGGATTATTCATTATCCAGGACTGGTTCGTTGTCAGTCTCCATGGCGATTTCGGTTCCTGTGTTATAG
- the LOC120251504 gene encoding protein STICHEL-like 4 isoform X2, which translates to MTRAVHGDTVEDENSAIGIHLRSHAHLTNCIHMHCHSPIAGERSLVKDLIALQRSRSLRDPSTHPLSRSSPPTVGTSNKKHRKIGGVESERVATSKVAAAEALSEYQNDRIGVKDAESSIGVEASRKKYKSHRGLLPQKVDTRRRKIRHTNTGEQNGQAAHGTRKFSHIYHHRLHNGKENPYDVAETSGLGHYDEPDFRTKSKFRRGKSVQSSINSRGAKGRIDMLSASNSMARASKHQEVCVGHEGGEITEGEVSLNPRNGCGIPLNWSRIHSKGKTFLDIAGRSLSCGLSDSKLRKAKDTVPQVQRRKTNAPLMFPSSSSSVNSDSDSLPLLIEPSESHESAGSSFLTGGSSAEQISKQEQDSEFASEARSGSPRVCRRCHSGNHQSFTQKYAPKTFKDVVGQNLVVQALSNAILRRKVGFMYIFYGPHGTGKTSCAHVFAKALICRSMEHPKPCDSCSSCISYNLGKTKNVLEVRPIGGLDFKSIMDALYNSAYISASHYKVLIIDDSDTLLPDSWCTISRVIARAPQSAVFIFVCSELDHLPHSIVSQCQKFFFPKLKESSIIPALQFISNSEGLEIDTDALKLIASRADGSLRDAVMTLDQLSLLGQRVSLPVVQELVGLVSDDKLVDLLDLALSADTSNTIKSVRDAVESGVDPLELMSQLAATVTDILAGGSVFNPERPQRKFFCCPTSSKEDMAKLRQALKILSEAEKQMRASNDKITWLTAALLQLAPNQQYMLHDSVLNKSADHKATISHEQRMPVVSNSKLGGLAGCQGTQTISNKNNISGLASKAHNDNGKLWWSVVENLQREKLKQFMHEEGKLVSISSDTPVPIVKLAFSSQAKKLKAEKYRGEIMRAFEAVIYSAIILEICCELKNIDRDIQGPSTLSFSGYGSARIKLKQKTATNQRLSLSDHHDIGRNEITEIVPSPEDHEDTDQRNNATMLQDKGWQSVLGEATSSQLHRREIGKPHQTRSLVRGKVSLAQIIQQSKGSIRQNGWSRYKPISIAEKLELENLSLEPRTRSICCWRSSKTTRGKIPRLRMRRKSNSFLKVALFKRCLCARSPRSKRERRL; encoded by the exons ATGACCAGAGCAGTCCACGGTGATACCGTTGAGGATGAAAATAGTGCCATAGGTATTCATCTCCGTAGTCATGCTCATTTAACCAACTGCATCCACATGCATTGTCATAGCCCAATTGCGGGCGAGAGGTCCCTTGTGAAGGACCTTATTGCTCTCCAGAGGTCAAGGTCCCTAAGGGATCCTTCCACTCATCCTCTGTCACGATCCTCGCCTCCCACAGTTGGCACCTCAAATAAGAAGCATAGGAAAATTGGTGGAGTGGAGAGTGAGAGAGTTGCCACATCAAAGGTTGCTGCTGCTGAAGCTCTCAGCGAATACCAGAACGACAGGATTGGAGTTAAGGATGCTGAATCAAGCATTGGAGTAGAAGCAAGCAGAAAGAAGTACAAGAGCCATAGAGGTTTGTTACCTCAGAAAGTAGACACAAGGAGAAGAAAGATCCGTCACACAAACACTGGTGAGCAAAATGGTCAGGCAGCGCATGGAACCAGGAAGTTTTCCCACATTTATCATCATAGATTACATAATGGAAAAGAGAATCCGTATGATGTCGCAGAAACAAGTGGTCTTGGCCATTACGATGAACCGGACTTCAGGACAAAGTCCAAGTTTCGGCGTGGAAAGAGTGTTCAAAGTTCAATTAATTCAAGAGGTGCCAAAGGTAGAATTGACATGCTTTCTGCTTCTAACTCAATGGCTAGAGCTTCCAAGCATCAGGAAGTTTGTGTAGGTCATGAAGGTGGAGAGATTACTGAGGGGGAGGTTTCTTTAAATCCAAGAAATGGATGTGGAATTCCTTTGAACTGGTCTAGAATCCATAGTAAAGGTAAAACATTTCTGGATATTGCAGGGAGGAGTTTGTCCTGTGGTCTTTCTGATTCAAAGCTTAGAAAAGCCAAAGATACTGTTCCACAAGtccaaagaagaaaaacaaatgcaCCATTGATGTTTCCTTCTTCGAGTTCATCTGTAAATTCAGACTCTGACTCATTGCCATTACTTATTGAGCCCTCAGAATCTCATGAAAGTGCTGGAAGTTCTTTTCTAACTGGGGGTTCCTCAGCAGAACAAATTTCAAAGCAAGAGCAAGACTCTGAGTTTGCATCTGAAGCAAGATCAGGAAGTCCGCGTGTTTGTAGAAGATGCCACTCTGGCAACCATCAGAGCTTCACACAGAAATATGCACCAAAGACATTCAAGGATGTTGTGGGACAGAACTTGGTTGTGCAGGCTCTTTCAAATGCTATTTTAAGACGGAAAGTTggttttatgtatattttttatgggCCGCATGGAACAGGGAAAACCTCTTGTGCACATGTTTTTGCTAAAGCTCTGATTTGTCGATCAATGGAACACCCAAAGCCTTGTGATTCTTGTAGCTCCTGCATTTCTTACAATCttggaaaaactaaaaatgtgCTGGAAGTTAGACCAATTGGTGGCCTTGATTTCAAGAGTATTATGGATGCTTTGTACAACAGTGCATATATATCTGCATCTCACTATAAAGTTCTTATAATTGACGACAGTGATACTTTGCTTCCTGATTCCTGGTGTACAATATCCAGAGTCATTGCTCGAGCACCCCAGAGTGCagtttttatctttgtttgttcAGAGCTTGATCATTTGCCTCATTCAATCGTTTCCCAGTGCCAGAAATTCTTTTTTCCAAAGCTGAAGGAGTCCTCTATCATCCCTGCTCTGCAGTTTATATCAAACAGTGAAGGCCTAGAAATTGACACTGACGCGTTGAAACTTATAGCATCACGAGCAGATGGATCCTTAAGAGATGCTGTGATGACTCTTGATCAATTGAGTTTGCTTGGACAGAGAGTTTCACTACCAGTGGTTCAGGAACTT GTTGGTTTGGTATCTGATGATAAACTCGTGGATCTGCTTGATTTGGCTTTATCTGCAGACACTTCAAATACCATAAAGAGTGTTAGAGATGCTGTGGAAAGTGGAGTTGATCCCCTAGAGCTAATGTCGCAGCTTGCAGCCACAGTCACTGATATTCTTGCTGGTGGGAGTGTTTTCAATCCAGAAAGACCACAAAGAAAGTTTTTCTGTTGTCCTACTT CATCAAAAGAAGACATGGCAAAGTTGCGTCAAGCTCTGAAAATACTTTCTGAAGCTGAAAAACAGATGAGGGCTTCAAATGACAAGATAACATGGCTTACAGCTGCATTGCTCCAACTTGCTCCAAATCAACAGTATATGCTCCATGATTctgttttaaataaaagtgcTGATCACAAAGCAACCATTTCCCATGAGCAACGTATGCCTGTGGTTTCTAACAGCAAGCTGGGTGGACTAGCTGGTTGTCAAGGAACCCAAACAATcagtaacaaaaataatattagtggACTTGCTTCAAAGGCACACAATGATAATGGCAAGTTATGGTGGTCTGTGGTTGAGAATCTTCAACGAGAGAAATTAAAGCAATTTATGCATGAAGAAGGAAAGCTGGTCTCAATTAGTTCAGATACTCCTG TTCCTATTGTGAAATTAGCATTCAGCTCACAGGCAAAGAAATTGAAAGCTGAAAAGTATAGGGGAGAAATTATGCGAGCATTTGAGGCAGTTATTTATTCTGCAATAATACTTGAAATCTGTTGTGAATTGAAGAACATAGACCGAGATATTCAAGGTCCATCTACTCTATCTTTTTCTGGATATGGATCTGCTCGGATAAAACTTAAACAAAAGACTGCCACCAATCAAAG GTTGTCGCTCTCTGATCATCATGATATTGGAAGAAACGAGATTACAGAAATAGTACCTTCTCCTGAGGATCATGAAGACACTGACCAAAGAAACAATGCAACCATGCTACAAGATAAAGGATGGCAAAGTGTACTTGGTGAAGCTACTTCTTCACAGCTCCATAGAAGGGAGATAGGCAAACCACATCAGACACGAAGCTTAGTAAGAGGAAAAGTATCTCTTGCTCAAATCATTCAGCAGTCAAAAGGAAGCATAAGGCAAAATGGATGGTCTAGATACAAACCCATCTCAATTGCTGAAAAGCTTGAATTAGAGAACTT gAGTCTGGAACCAAGAACAAGAAGTATATGTTGCTGGAGATCCTCTAAAACCACTCGCGGAAAG ATTCCCCGCTTGAGAATGAGGAGGAAGTCAAATTCTTTCTTGAAAGTTGCCTTGTTCAAAAGATGTCTATGTGCTAGATCTCCGAG GTCGAAAAGAGAACGCCGGCTTTGA